One Tamandua tetradactyla isolate mTamTet1 chromosome 20, mTamTet1.pri, whole genome shotgun sequence DNA segment encodes these proteins:
- the LTC4S gene encoding leukotriene C4 synthase isoform X1: MKDEVALLAAVTLLGVLLQAYFSLQVISARRAFRVPPPLTTGPPEFQRVYRAQVNCSENFPLFLAALWVAGTFFHQGTAALCGLVYLLARLRYFQGYARCPQQRLPPLYASACANWLLLALGALGLLRHFLPAAFLEWLGTLLPGA; encoded by the exons ATGAAGGACGAGGTGGCTCTCCTGGCCGCGGTCACCCTGCTTGGTGTCCTGCTGCAAG CCTACTTCTCCCTGCAGGTGATCTCGGCGCGCAGGGCATTCCGCGTGCCGCCGCCGCTCACCACCGGGCCGCCAGAGTTCCAGCGCGTCTACCGAGCCCA GGTGAACTGCAGCGAGAACTTCCCACTGTTTCTGGCCGCGCTCTGGGTCGCCGGCACCTTCTTCCACCAAG GGACCGCGGCGTTATGCGGCCTGGTCTACCTCTTAGCGCGCCTGCGCTACTTCCAGGGCTACGCTCGCTGCCCGCAGCAAAG GCTTCCACCGCTGTACGCGAGCGCGTGCGCCAACTGGCTGCTGCTGGCACTTGGGGCGCTCGGCCTGCTCCGCCACTTCCTCCCGGCCGCGTTCCTTGAATGGCTCGGGACGCTGCTGCCCGGGGCCTGA
- the LTC4S gene encoding leukotriene C4 synthase isoform X2, producing the protein MKDEVALLAAVTLLGVLLQGDLGAQGIPRAAAAHHRAARVPARLPSPGELQRELPTVSGRALGRRHLLPPRDRGVMRPGLPLSAPALLPGLRSLPAAKASTAVRERVRQLAAAGTWGARPAPPLPPGRVP; encoded by the exons ATGAAGGACGAGGTGGCTCTCCTGGCCGCGGTCACCCTGCTTGGTGTCCTGCTGCAAG GTGATCTCGGCGCGCAGGGCATTCCGCGTGCCGCCGCCGCTCACCACCGGGCCGCCAGAGTTCCAGCGCGTCTACCGAGCCCA GGTGAACTGCAGCGAGAACTTCCCACTGTTTCTGGCCGCGCTCTGGGTCGCCGGCACCTTCTTCCACCAAG GGACCGCGGCGTTATGCGGCCTGGTCTACCTCTTAGCGCGCCTGCGCTACTTCCAGGGCTACGCTCGCTGCCCGCAGCAAAG GCTTCCACCGCTGTACGCGAGCGCGTGCGCCAACTGGCTGCTGCTGGCACTTGGGGCGCTCGGCCTGCTCCGCCACTTCCTCCCGGCCGCGTTCCTTGA